Below is a genomic region from Salinirussus salinus.
GCGCCAAAGGGGCCGAGCCGGCTGCCAAGCGCCGCACCGACGCTGGCACCCATCGACGCGCCACGCTTTGCGTGCTTGTCCTTCGACCGCTTGCAACAGGGCATACCCATGGGTAGGGCTGGACGCTCAAAACGGTTCGGCCGCGGCGGCCGGGGCCGGGCGGTCGGCCCGGCGGTCAGGGGCCAGTTCCTCCGCGTGGGCCGGTGCGCACGAGCAGGGGTGTTACTCCCCGGAGTTGACGAACAGGACGACGAGTGCGAGAGCCGAGGTCGCTGCGAACAGCGGAAACGGGTTCCCGGTCTGTCCCGTGTAGTAGGTGGCACCCAGCACCGCCAGGATCCCCAACAGGGACGCTCCGACCTCGACACGCCTGTCGACGGCAACCGTCGGGAGGGCAGTTTCGGACATCGGATCGGGCCTGACGTGTCGGTGGTTTAGCAGTTGCCCTTTCCCGGCGGCGTGTGGGTCCTTGCCGCCCGAGCCAGCCCGCGCAGTAGATGGCCCCGCGGCATCTGAACCGTTTTGTCCGTCCGGGCCAACCCCAGGTATGCACATCCTGGTGACCGGCGGCAACGGCTTCATCGGGCGGCAGGTCTGCCGGCGGGCCGTCGAGGCGGGCCACGAGGTGACCAGCGTCGCCCGCAGCGGACCGCCCGACCCCGGCAAGCGCGGGGACTGGGCCGACGACGTGGCCTGGATCGCGGCCGACGTCTTCTCCCCACACGAGTACCGCGAGCACCTCCGGGGGGTGGACAGCGTCGTCCACTCCATCGGGATCATCGCCGAGCAGCCGGGGGCGGGCGTGACATTCGAGCGGGTCAACGGCG
It encodes:
- a CDS encoding glycine zipper domain-containing protein, with amino-acid sequence MPCCKRSKDKHAKRGASMGASVGAALGSRLGPFGAGIGAGFGGATGYLAGSARDRLGP